The following proteins come from a genomic window of Leptospira barantonii:
- a CDS encoding MBL fold metallo-hydrolase has product MKILKYSVRFLSILSVLSAFGCFLGAPLKKEANPWRENPTKEKSYSSWEEVFSKPSKLEVKALLTGHVFTGPSILIDSKNPKTPDNQKIEQWVPALSYLVRHPVHGNFLMDSGVPSADENGNCDFSLIGPLFNVPCRSEKGFDSASQLSKLNIRNEDLKFVLISHLHWDHIGGMEALRSRGPIRVLISEEEAEDASKAFSILHGYAPRALSVDFDLSVLPKDKFKEMPLLGKVYDLFGDGSVWIVAAHGHTEGELAVLLNEVSGPMLFTFDASHLKAGFENEIAPGATVNRDKSVDIIRRMRSFAAAYPKVKVIYGHEPTQWSDKRIVSLSRNKP; this is encoded by the coding sequence ATGAAAATTCTCAAGTACAGCGTTCGGTTTTTATCGATCCTTTCGGTTTTATCCGCATTCGGTTGTTTTTTAGGAGCTCCTTTAAAGAAGGAAGCCAACCCCTGGAGAGAAAACCCGACCAAGGAAAAAAGTTATTCGAGTTGGGAAGAAGTTTTTTCCAAACCGAGCAAACTCGAAGTTAAGGCGCTTTTAACGGGGCACGTTTTTACCGGTCCTTCCATTCTGATCGATTCCAAAAATCCGAAAACACCGGATAATCAAAAGATAGAACAATGGGTTCCCGCATTGAGTTATTTGGTGCGTCATCCCGTTCACGGAAATTTTTTAATGGATTCGGGAGTCCCTTCCGCGGACGAGAATGGAAACTGCGACTTCAGCCTGATCGGTCCGCTGTTTAACGTTCCTTGCCGTTCCGAAAAGGGATTCGATTCCGCAAGTCAGTTGAGTAAATTAAACATTCGGAATGAAGATTTGAAATTCGTTCTGATCTCCCATCTGCACTGGGACCATATCGGAGGAATGGAAGCTCTTAGATCGAGAGGACCGATCCGCGTTTTGATTTCCGAAGAGGAAGCCGAAGACGCAAGCAAAGCCTTTTCCATTCTACACGGATACGCTCCCCGTGCTTTATCGGTGGATTTCGATCTTTCGGTTTTGCCGAAGGACAAATTCAAAGAGATGCCTCTATTAGGAAAAGTTTATGATCTTTTCGGAGACGGTTCGGTTTGGATCGTCGCGGCTCACGGTCACACGGAAGGAGAACTCGCCGTTTTGTTAAACGAAGTCTCCGGTCCGATGTTGTTTACGTTCGATGCTTCGCATTTAAAAGCCGGTTTTGAAAACGAAATCGCTCCGGGAGCGACCGTAAACCGGGACAAGAGCGTGGATATCATTCGAAGAATGCGTTCTTTCGCCGCGGCTTATCCCAAGGTCAAGGTGATCTACGGACACGAACCGACTCAGTGGAGCGATAAAAGAATCGTTTCCTTGAGCAGAAACAAACCTTAA
- a CDS encoding class I SAM-dependent methyltransferase produces MINRTSDLKSENQNKMLWEKGDFTEIAALMRQSGESLVESLRLRPPLKVLDLGCGDGTTAIPLAKIGAEVLGIDIAKNLVAAGNKRAADMGLSLLKFQEGDACNLKEVSDDSFDLTLSVFGAMFAPKPYDVAREMVRVTKPGGRIVMGNWIPNDPTSFVSQLLKISASYLPKPPEDFISPMTWGVESIVLDYFGAAGIPKEKIFMIKDTYSFISSDRNPEDLIELLGKFYGPTMNAFEAAEKNGTVEELRTQLIELAMEQNESDTTGVSIPATYMRVTVFVD; encoded by the coding sequence ATGATCAATCGGACCTCGGACTTGAAATCGGAAAACCAGAATAAAATGTTGTGGGAGAAGGGCGACTTTACGGAAATTGCCGCATTGATGCGTCAATCCGGAGAATCGCTCGTCGAGTCTCTTCGTTTAAGACCGCCTTTGAAAGTTTTGGATCTCGGCTGTGGAGACGGAACGACCGCAATTCCTTTGGCGAAAATCGGAGCGGAAGTTTTAGGAATCGATATTGCGAAGAATCTCGTCGCCGCCGGAAATAAACGAGCGGCCGACATGGGTCTTTCCCTTTTGAAATTTCAAGAAGGGGACGCGTGTAATTTGAAAGAGGTTTCGGATGATTCGTTTGATCTAACACTCTCGGTATTCGGCGCGATGTTTGCCCCGAAACCTTATGACGTTGCAAGAGAGATGGTTCGTGTCACCAAACCCGGCGGTCGAATTGTGATGGGGAATTGGATTCCGAACGATCCGACTTCATTCGTATCTCAGTTGCTTAAGATCAGCGCTTCGTATTTGCCAAAACCGCCGGAGGATTTTATCAGTCCGATGACTTGGGGTGTGGAATCCATAGTATTGGATTACTTCGGTGCGGCGGGAATACCCAAAGAGAAAATATTCATGATCAAAGACACGTATAGTTTTATATCCTCCGATCGGAATCCGGAAGATTTGATCGAACTGTTGGGGAAATTCTACGGTCCGACCATGAACGCGTTTGAAGCCGCGGAGAAAAACGGAACCGTCGAGGAACTCCGCACTCAATTGATCGAGCTTGCGATGGAACAGAATGAGTCCGATACGACCGGGGTTTCGATACCGGCCACATACATGCGGGTGACGGTTTTCGTGGATTAA
- a CDS encoding helix-turn-helix domain-containing protein — MDYLNSSLTYFIYFGAANAFFYSVLEWIKKTRINTTLIVILCITGSILLRYAWYFEPGFAETPYSFFLLFACITLVGPLVYVYVKSYLQKISEEKTGFREIVSEYWFHFVPALFFAAFEILYYLQEPNVLRESILQSSTRFQWDKIHVATLATCIQVSLYSILCLRVYLHISRKYEIYELKLVWAILLLPVLANVLIGSAFFIKNEILFKTGASCIVLVILLMFVLRENHPGFFNEMTVAIRNSKYQNTILLSEEIERADLRLKDMMEKRAFYRDGELRLVDLAAGLGLSLHQTSRYLNEVQKMSFYELVNHYRVQEACKRLISEPDKGVLDIGYEVGFNSKSAFNSQFAKVTGLSPALYRKNHSTSK, encoded by the coding sequence ATGGACTATTTGAATTCGAGTCTGACGTATTTTATCTATTTCGGCGCGGCCAACGCGTTCTTCTATTCCGTCTTAGAATGGATCAAAAAAACTCGGATCAACACAACCCTCATCGTAATTCTATGTATCACCGGAAGTATTCTTCTTCGATACGCTTGGTATTTTGAACCCGGTTTCGCGGAAACTCCGTATTCGTTTTTTCTATTATTCGCATGTATCACCTTGGTCGGTCCGCTCGTATACGTTTACGTAAAGTCCTATCTGCAAAAAATCTCCGAGGAAAAGACCGGGTTCCGTGAAATCGTTTCCGAATATTGGTTTCATTTTGTTCCGGCTTTGTTTTTTGCGGCATTCGAAATTCTATATTATCTGCAAGAACCGAACGTTCTGCGGGAATCTATACTACAAAGTTCCACTCGGTTTCAATGGGATAAAATTCACGTCGCCACATTGGCCACTTGTATTCAAGTTTCCTTATATTCCATTCTTTGCCTAAGGGTTTATCTGCACATTTCCCGGAAATACGAGATCTACGAATTAAAACTCGTATGGGCCATTCTTTTGCTTCCGGTTCTCGCGAACGTTTTGATCGGTTCCGCATTCTTTATCAAAAACGAGATTCTTTTCAAAACCGGTGCGTCATGTATCGTCCTCGTGATTTTGTTGATGTTCGTATTGAGGGAGAATCATCCCGGATTTTTCAACGAGATGACGGTCGCCATACGGAACTCGAAATATCAAAATACGATTTTGTTAAGCGAAGAGATCGAAAGGGCCGATCTCCGATTGAAGGACATGATGGAAAAACGGGCCTTTTATCGGGACGGGGAATTGCGTCTGGTGGACCTCGCCGCCGGGCTCGGTTTAAGTCTACATCAAACGTCTCGTTATCTCAACGAGGTTCAAAAGATGAGTTTTTACGAATTGGTAAATCATTATCGGGTTCAAGAAGCCTGCAAACGATTGATCTCCGAACCGGACAAAGGAGTTTTGGACATAGGTTACGAAGTAGGATTCAACTCCAAGTCGGCGTTCAATTCTCAGTTCGCAAAAGTCACCGGACTTTCTCCCGCACTCTATCGTAAAAATCATTCTACATCCAAGTAG
- a CDS encoding DoxX family protein: protein MTTAIDKKEKWIKTARWIYWTITLFFAITMIIAGVLYTIGFKTVVDGVTALGYPAYVLKILGIAKILGGITFLQNRFSTLKEWAYAGYSFNLIGASASHTFAGAGIGDIMTPIVILCLVLISYRQWKTGWM from the coding sequence ATGACAACTGCAATCGACAAAAAAGAAAAATGGATCAAAACGGCAAGATGGATCTACTGGACCATCACTTTGTTCTTTGCGATCACCATGATCATCGCGGGAGTTCTTTATACGATCGGATTCAAAACGGTCGTGGACGGCGTTACCGCGTTGGGTTATCCGGCGTATGTGTTGAAAATTTTAGGAATTGCTAAAATACTCGGCGGGATCACCTTCTTACAGAATCGATTCTCAACCCTCAAAGAATGGGCGTACGCCGGATATAGTTTTAACTTAATCGGAGCTTCGGCCTCGCATACGTTTGCCGGCGCGGGAATCGGAGATATCATGACACCGATCGTAATTCTTTGTTTGGTGCTGATCTCATACAGACAATGGAAAACGGGTTGGATGTGA
- a CDS encoding alpha/beta hydrolase family protein, which yields MLNMNGQRSEFFVGSIQTQIKDEIQNLSFPALIQYPTVHSPQPTSFGPYTMDVAVDAKIADGKFPLVVISHGNGGSHLVYRTISTCLAKNGYVVVMPEHYGNNRNNNELENTIANLVNRPKHISLTIDSILSDPQWNHHILSDKIAVIGHSMGGYTALALAGGIPWTQEAERVEVSSDSRIKTIVLMAPGAGWFMNSLSKVTIPILLYGAEHDPITPEWNADIVRKGVPDPSKITYRLVPNAGHFSFSSPFPDSMKNPNFPPSTDPDGFDREKFHQKLPKEILEFLNENL from the coding sequence ATGTTAAACATGAACGGACAAAGATCGGAATTTTTCGTAGGCAGTATTCAAACACAAATCAAGGACGAGATACAAAATCTTTCCTTTCCGGCTCTCATTCAATATCCCACGGTCCATTCTCCCCAACCGACTTCCTTCGGTCCGTACACGATGGACGTGGCGGTCGATGCGAAAATCGCGGACGGAAAATTTCCTTTGGTAGTAATCTCGCATGGAAACGGCGGTTCTCATCTTGTTTATCGAACGATTAGCACGTGTTTGGCGAAAAACGGTTACGTAGTCGTTATGCCGGAACACTACGGCAACAATCGAAACAACAACGAGTTGGAAAACACGATCGCAAATCTCGTCAATCGTCCCAAACATATCAGCCTGACCATCGATTCGATTCTTTCCGATCCACAATGGAATCATCATATTCTTTCGGATAAGATCGCGGTGATCGGACATTCGATGGGAGGTTATACCGCTCTGGCCCTTGCCGGAGGAATCCCTTGGACCCAAGAAGCGGAAAGAGTGGAAGTATCTTCGGATTCAAGAATCAAAACGATCGTACTCATGGCGCCCGGGGCGGGATGGTTTATGAATTCATTGAGTAAGGTTACGATTCCCATTCTTCTTTACGGAGCGGAACACGATCCGATCACTCCCGAATGGAACGCGGATATCGTTCGAAAAGGAGTTCCCGATCCTTCAAAGATTACGTATCGATTGGTTCCCAACGCGGGACATTTTTCTTTTTCGAGTCCGTTTCCAGACTCGATGAAAAATCCGAACTTTCCGCCCTCGACGGACCCGGACGGTTTTGATCGTGAAAAGTTCCATCAAAAGCTTCCGAAAGAAATTCTCGAGTTTCTGAATGAGAATTTATGA
- a CDS encoding YciI family protein gives MKDFLLLFRQPSYDYTKATPNEMQALSKKWQDWVSGIVAQGKFADNGPRLATEGKVLKSGGVITDGPFVEIRERLGSFIIVKADSLDEAITLAHGCPALDAGGSVEVRQVIG, from the coding sequence ATGAAAGACTTTTTACTATTATTCAGACAGCCGAGTTATGATTATACGAAAGCGACTCCGAACGAGATGCAGGCCCTTTCCAAAAAATGGCAGGATTGGGTAAGCGGAATCGTCGCTCAGGGAAAGTTCGCGGATAACGGTCCGAGACTTGCGACCGAGGGTAAGGTTTTGAAATCGGGCGGAGTGATCACGGACGGGCCCTTTGTGGAGATCAGGGAACGACTCGGAAGTTTTATCATAGTCAAAGCGGACAGCTTGGACGAAGCGATTACGTTGGCGCACGGATGTCCCGCTTTGGACGCGGGTGGAAGTGTGGAAGTAAGACAGGTGATCGGATAA
- a CDS encoding nuclear transport factor 2 family protein yields the protein MNLKDAEDFCIRWLSSWTGNQPDRLIQFYSDDAFYSDPTARKGFQGKNKILSYFKILLRNNPNWVWTHDEIIPNEKGFVLKWKAKIPVKGNEMVEYGMDIVEVTNDQIVRNEVYFDTRKLMENIRNS from the coding sequence ATGAATCTAAAAGATGCCGAGGACTTTTGCATACGCTGGTTATCTTCCTGGACGGGAAATCAACCGGACCGACTGATTCAATTTTATTCGGACGACGCATTCTATTCGGATCCGACCGCACGAAAAGGATTCCAGGGTAAGAATAAAATTCTTTCGTATTTTAAGATTCTTCTGCGTAACAATCCGAACTGGGTTTGGACGCACGACGAGATCATTCCGAACGAAAAAGGTTTTGTTCTGAAGTGGAAGGCCAAAATTCCCGTAAAAGGAAACGAGATGGTCGAATACGGAATGGATATCGTGGAAGTCACGAACGACCAAATCGTCCGAAACGAAGTCTACTTCGATACGAGAAAGTTGATGGAGAATATTCGTAATTCTTGA
- a CDS encoding RNA polymerase sigma factor, with amino-acid sequence MEEEYDLKHLFQREFSKMVAVISNKFGLEHIETAEDIVSETFLVAAENWGIKGVPKNPTAWLYVVAKQKTLHHFRRNKILTKKIIPELVSRNERDEKRSSISEPDFSPRNIQDSQLRMLFAVCNPAIASEAQIGLALRILCGFGIDEIAEAFLSNKETINKRLFRAKEKLRSENVSMELPLENEIESRLDNVLHIVYLLFNEGYYSKTQNQILRKDFCLEALRLALMLSENPKTDRPKTNALVALMCFHASRFNARSTEEDTFVLYESQNEELWDRELIALGVRYLGLSAKGNEISSYHLEARIAYWHCIKEDSEEKWEEILQSYDRLLKINYSPSVALNRIFALYKVKGENVALKEAENLKLEDNHFYFLLLAELYTKKNPEKSIFNFRKAHSLAKTQTEKKGIEEKIETLRRAESPQRSESKS; translated from the coding sequence ATGGAAGAAGAATACGATCTAAAACATCTGTTTCAAAGGGAGTTTTCGAAGATGGTCGCGGTGATCAGCAACAAGTTCGGATTGGAGCATATCGAAACCGCGGAAGACATCGTGAGTGAAACGTTTTTAGTCGCGGCCGAGAACTGGGGAATCAAAGGTGTTCCTAAAAATCCGACCGCGTGGCTCTATGTGGTCGCGAAACAAAAAACGCTTCATCATTTTCGAAGAAACAAAATTCTCACAAAAAAAATCATACCCGAACTCGTTTCCAGAAACGAAAGAGATGAAAAACGATCTTCGATCTCCGAACCGGATTTTTCTCCTCGCAACATTCAGGACAGTCAATTGAGAATGCTCTTCGCGGTTTGTAATCCCGCGATTGCAAGCGAGGCTCAGATCGGTTTAGCGCTCCGAATTCTTTGCGGTTTTGGAATCGACGAGATCGCGGAAGCTTTTTTATCCAATAAGGAAACGATCAACAAACGTCTTTTCAGAGCGAAAGAAAAACTAAGAAGCGAAAACGTAAGTATGGAACTCCCTCTCGAAAACGAGATCGAATCGAGGCTCGACAACGTATTGCACATAGTCTATCTATTGTTCAACGAAGGATATTATTCCAAAACTCAAAATCAAATTCTGAGAAAGGATTTTTGTCTGGAGGCATTGCGTTTGGCGTTGATGCTTTCCGAAAATCCGAAAACGGATCGCCCGAAAACAAACGCGTTAGTCGCTCTTATGTGCTTTCACGCTTCCCGTTTTAACGCGCGTAGTACCGAAGAGGATACGTTCGTTCTTTATGAAAGCCAAAACGAAGAACTCTGGGATCGGGAGTTGATCGCTCTGGGAGTACGTTATCTCGGGCTTTCCGCGAAAGGAAACGAAATCAGTTCGTATCATCTGGAAGCGCGGATCGCGTACTGGCATTGTATCAAGGAAGATTCCGAGGAAAAATGGGAAGAGATCCTTCAATCATACGATCGACTTTTGAAAATCAACTATTCTCCGAGCGTCGCTTTAAACAGAATTTTCGCGTTGTATAAGGTGAAAGGGGAGAATGTCGCATTAAAAGAAGCCGAGAATTTAAAACTCGAAGACAATCATTTTTACTTTTTGTTGCTCGCGGAACTTTATACGAAGAAAAATCCCGAAAAATCCATATTCAATTTTCGTAAAGCCCATTCTCTTGCAAAAACTCAAACTGAAAAAAAGGGAATCGAGGAAAAGATAGAAACGTTGAGAAGAGCCGAATCCCCTCAACGTTCCGAATCTAAGTCTTAA
- a CDS encoding C45 family peptidase: MKRQTHPLAILQLKGTQEEMGRQFGEIMQNIGQYDPIFDFYPVMARNLLLGSLPRNRRNFLAKGFLSMYLKFSQNQMRKHRPDEFSKRTIAALEAAGKTSKIEKDLFTMDAFQNSVGLLGLIQMLPELAHIGEFGKTQLVPACTSAAVWGNHSEDGMLYHARNFDFPGVDVWDLRPIVVFCTPTQGLRYGYITCRGADAPGITAFNEAGLTLSFHTRFHKKIGSKGLGVIDFGHKIISEAHNIAQAVEIAQKHKINSTWGAIVTSCKEKGSKAAVIETNFGDVDVTYSQPGGESFVNTNHYLSPRLQNGEILASPVFNNHTVGRYKRAHQILAETRSKGTSVKNLQELLSDTIDPSSGESRIMGSTIRQITSVKSVVMSPEAGKLYVSIGVAPTGDGPYLEIPISWEKNPGYKIVGPNEISNSKNKTGKKKTTTSETAIEYYKNAMLINDDPKLGGVNEIFSELGKAKKISSKDPSISFLQAILKLETGEWKEAIRLLEESASFESGSFRKNQANLWLARTHSAIGLKKSANHYYQKVLNGPNTRDELVWKQKAISDNGSYSKRKLKQISPNFLLVDVNEL; the protein is encoded by the coding sequence ATGAAACGTCAAACACATCCGCTTGCGATATTACAATTGAAAGGAACCCAGGAAGAAATGGGACGTCAATTCGGCGAGATCATGCAGAACATCGGTCAATACGATCCGATCTTCGATTTTTATCCGGTTATGGCCCGCAACTTACTTTTAGGAAGTCTTCCTCGGAATCGTCGCAACTTTCTTGCAAAAGGATTCTTATCCATGTATCTCAAATTCTCTCAGAATCAAATGAGAAAACATAGACCCGATGAATTTTCCAAACGGACGATCGCGGCTCTGGAAGCCGCGGGCAAAACTTCCAAAATCGAAAAGGATCTTTTTACGATGGATGCGTTTCAAAACTCCGTCGGTCTCTTAGGTTTGATTCAAATGTTACCCGAGCTCGCACATATCGGAGAGTTCGGCAAAACCCAACTGGTTCCGGCTTGTACAAGCGCGGCGGTTTGGGGAAATCACAGCGAAGACGGTATGTTATACCACGCGCGCAACTTCGATTTTCCGGGAGTGGACGTTTGGGATCTAAGACCCATCGTTGTTTTTTGTACACCAACTCAAGGTCTTCGTTACGGTTATATCACTTGCAGAGGAGCGGACGCACCGGGCATCACCGCGTTTAACGAAGCGGGTTTGACGTTATCGTTTCATACCCGTTTTCACAAAAAAATCGGCTCCAAAGGTTTGGGAGTGATCGACTTCGGACATAAAATTATTTCCGAAGCGCATAACATCGCTCAGGCGGTCGAAATCGCGCAAAAACATAAGATCAACTCCACTTGGGGAGCGATCGTTACGAGCTGTAAGGAAAAAGGTTCGAAGGCCGCGGTAATCGAAACCAATTTCGGAGACGTGGACGTGACGTATTCTCAACCGGGCGGAGAATCTTTCGTGAATACGAATCACTATCTAAGTCCTCGTCTTCAAAACGGAGAAATTCTCGCCTCCCCCGTTTTTAACAATCACACCGTGGGAAGATACAAACGCGCTCACCAAATTCTCGCGGAGACAAGATCCAAAGGAACAAGCGTAAAAAATTTACAAGAATTGTTAAGCGACACGATCGATCCGAGTAGCGGAGAATCGAGAATCATGGGTTCCACGATTCGTCAGATCACATCCGTAAAATCCGTCGTGATGAGTCCGGAAGCCGGTAAGTTATACGTTTCCATCGGAGTAGCGCCGACCGGAGACGGGCCTTATTTGGAAATCCCGATTTCTTGGGAAAAAAACCCAGGTTATAAGATCGTAGGCCCGAATGAAATTTCGAATTCGAAAAACAAAACCGGAAAGAAAAAAACTACGACATCCGAAACCGCGATTGAATATTATAAAAACGCAATGTTGATCAACGACGACCCGAAGCTGGGAGGCGTAAACGAAATCTTTTCCGAATTGGGCAAGGCGAAAAAGATTTCCTCGAAGGATCCGTCGATTTCGTTTTTACAAGCGATTCTCAAACTGGAAACGGGAGAATGGAAAGAGGCGATCCGTCTTCTGGAAGAGTCGGCTTCTTTCGAATCGGGTTCGTTTAGAAAAAATCAAGCCAATCTATGGCTCGCTCGAACTCATTCCGCGATCGGGTTGAAAAAATCCGCGAATCACTACTATCAAAAAGTATTGAACGGACCTAACACAAGGGACGAACTCGTATGGAAACAAAAAGCTATTTCGGATAACGGTTCTTATTCGAAACGGAAATTAAAACAGATTTCCCCGAACTTTTTACTGGTGGACGTAAACGAACTCTAA
- a CDS encoding helix-turn-helix domain-containing protein, producing the protein MYNSAMLGKNTQALSMEMNSHSLERPEMICIWGSRCMFAGHLPDLTLRRRAAATVCISLDGEFQVSLNETDWISFRTALIPPMVDHSIRFSGAFCVLLFMDLSSPNYESLRTSNSEKENEGIFVSLNEEEQLIDKVEQILSADSNKTLEELLSQMPPLSGNESRTIDNRIQKIVELITTMPQEDHSAKDLADLAGMSVSNLEHQFKKEIGIPFHSFRTWFRLKLTVYSLLHGMSHTDAAHRAGFFDSAHFTRTFRSTFGLPPSEIFRNTRLLKSFIEVPASYAESW; encoded by the coding sequence TTGTATAATTCTGCAATGCTCGGAAAAAATACGCAGGCCCTCTCCATGGAAATGAATTCTCATTCGCTCGAACGCCCAGAGATGATATGCATTTGGGGTAGCCGTTGTATGTTCGCGGGCCATTTACCGGACTTAACTCTTCGTCGAAGAGCCGCCGCGACCGTTTGTATCAGTTTGGATGGAGAATTTCAAGTTTCTCTCAACGAGACGGATTGGATTTCTTTTCGCACGGCATTGATTCCTCCGATGGTGGATCATTCGATTCGATTCTCCGGCGCATTTTGTGTTCTGCTTTTTATGGATTTGAGCAGTCCTAATTATGAATCTCTAAGAACATCCAACTCGGAAAAAGAAAACGAAGGTATCTTCGTCTCTTTGAACGAAGAAGAACAACTGATCGATAAGGTGGAACAAATTCTTTCCGCAGATTCGAACAAAACTCTCGAAGAATTGTTAAGTCAGATGCCTCCGTTATCCGGAAACGAATCCCGGACCATAGACAATCGAATTCAGAAGATCGTCGAATTGATTACGACGATGCCTCAAGAGGATCATTCCGCAAAGGATCTGGCCGATCTCGCGGGAATGTCCGTTTCCAACTTGGAACATCAATTTAAAAAAGAAATCGGAATTCCGTTTCATTCCTTTCGCACTTGGTTTAGACTCAAATTGACCGTTTATTCGTTGTTACACGGGATGAGTCATACGGATGCGGCGCATCGCGCCGGGTTTTTCGATTCCGCTCATTTTACGAGAACCTTTCGTTCCACATTCGGCTTACCTCCGTCCGAAATTTTTAGAAACACAAGGTTGTTAAAATCGTTCATCGAAGTTCCCGCGAGTTACGCGGAATCTTGGTAG
- a CDS encoding Crp/Fnr family transcriptional regulator — MKLTDEIARAVELSIFSPLKKESYVPLLEKGQIVKFSEGQMIQRGGPNETRYAGLVLSGIFRMYLFSPSGRQTTVRYAKRGEMMGIVGALAVGTKLGEPEETFVQALSESEVLAISFDDLRYFGKKSPELAWAFAEECAKRVYAALREVYGIAFTGVRQRLARHLLLNAMSSETPPYLSVKLSQQELADSIGTVREVVVRELRSLKKEGLIESSKKGIAILNPSALLSFSEESN; from the coding sequence ATGAAACTGACGGACGAAATCGCGAGGGCGGTCGAGCTCAGCATATTCTCCCCTTTAAAAAAAGAGTCGTATGTGCCCTTATTGGAGAAGGGGCAAATCGTAAAGTTTTCCGAAGGACAGATGATCCAACGAGGCGGTCCGAACGAAACACGTTATGCGGGATTGGTGTTGTCCGGTATTTTCAGAATGTATCTTTTTTCTCCTTCGGGCAGACAAACCACGGTGCGTTATGCGAAACGTGGAGAAATGATGGGAATCGTGGGCGCACTCGCGGTGGGAACAAAACTCGGAGAACCGGAGGAGACCTTTGTGCAGGCGTTGAGCGAATCGGAGGTATTGGCGATCTCTTTCGACGATCTCAGATACTTCGGAAAAAAATCCCCCGAACTCGCTTGGGCCTTTGCGGAAGAATGCGCTAAAAGGGTTTACGCGGCCTTGCGTGAAGTGTATGGAATCGCGTTTACCGGAGTTCGTCAGAGATTGGCGCGTCATCTTCTTTTAAACGCCATGAGTAGCGAAACTCCTCCGTATTTATCCGTGAAGTTATCCCAGCAGGAACTCGCGGATTCCATCGGAACGGTTCGGGAAGTGGTCGTCCGCGAGCTTCGAAGTTTAAAAAAAGAGGGGCTTATCGAAAGTTCCAAAAAAGGAATCGCGATTCTGAATCCGAGCGCGCTTTTATCCTTTTCCGAAGAATCAAATTAG
- a CDS encoding FecR family protein, whose amino-acid sequence MKRISAVIVVVCAVLSVYDCGKNKTDSTKGAITFIKGDVTVERGDQKIKANVSQEIQNGDTIVTGSKSVVSLSFGENSYVIEIQSDSRFQVKEEPDEKSFYQNKGSSWILTNKLLKGEKMSLHTPTNTAGVRGTKFYTSVYGDMTFICHCEGKVELENAQSHVKKINESDYLAVTKGDKTIYITPDDLQKSNVPYVHNHSEIENSPVGQLNKMTPEQFQVIFALAQKKLASP is encoded by the coding sequence ATGAAAAGAATATCGGCGGTGATCGTTGTCGTTTGCGCGGTCTTATCGGTGTATGATTGCGGCAAAAACAAAACCGATTCGACGAAAGGTGCGATTACCTTTATCAAAGGCGACGTTACGGTGGAAAGAGGGGATCAAAAGATCAAGGCGAATGTTTCTCAGGAAATTCAAAACGGAGACACGATCGTAACCGGATCGAAGTCCGTTGTGTCTCTTTCTTTTGGGGAGAATTCTTACGTGATCGAAATCCAATCCGATTCCCGTTTTCAAGTAAAGGAAGAGCCGGACGAAAAATCATTCTATCAAAACAAGGGAAGTTCTTGGATCTTAACGAACAAACTTCTCAAGGGCGAGAAGATGAGTCTTCATACTCCGACCAATACTGCGGGCGTACGCGGAACCAAGTTTTATACTTCGGTTTATGGGGATATGACCTTCATCTGTCATTGTGAGGGAAAGGTGGAGCTGGAAAACGCGCAGAGCCACGTCAAAAAAATCAACGAATCAGATTATCTTGCCGTAACGAAAGGGGATAAGACGATTTATATCACTCCGGACGATTTACAAAAATCGAATGTGCCTTACGTTCATAACCACAGTGAAATCGAAAACTCTCCTGTGGGCCAGCTGAACAAAATGACTCCGGAACAATTCCAAGTGATTTTTGCTTTGGCTCAAAAGAAACTGGCTTCTCCATAA